Proteins found in one Exiguobacterium sp. 9-2 genomic segment:
- a CDS encoding GNAT family N-acetyltransferase → MKETEKLTIQPLSFESIPFVNHANDSFPIIGRIVPQFSGTAWSYTEELYETATETRFPDDRLDWATYIENENRIVLLAFSGTSCVGQIRLVRDWNRFAYIENIAVKQAFRKLGVGHQLLVAASKWAQQRELSGLSLEAQDDNLIACRFYEREGFVLGGVDSLKQFANPHIDLTLYWYKLF, encoded by the coding sequence ATGAAAGAGACTGAAAAGCTGACGATTCAACCGCTATCGTTCGAGAGCATTCCATTCGTCAATCATGCCAACGATTCATTCCCGATCATCGGACGCATCGTTCCGCAGTTTTCTGGTACCGCATGGTCTTATACGGAAGAACTCTATGAAACCGCTACTGAAACCCGTTTTCCTGACGATCGACTCGATTGGGCGACGTATATCGAAAACGAGAATCGAATCGTCCTCCTCGCCTTTTCCGGCACTTCTTGTGTCGGACAGATTCGTCTTGTTCGTGACTGGAACCGTTTCGCCTACATCGAAAACATCGCGGTCAAACAAGCGTTTCGTAAACTAGGCGTCGGACACCAATTGCTTGTCGCTGCGTCAAAATGGGCACAGCAACGGGAGTTGAGTGGTCTGTCACTCGAAGCACAGGACGATAACTTGATTGCTTGCCGTTTTTACGAACGAGAAGGTTTCGTGCTCGGCGGTGTCGATAGTTTAAAACAATTCGCCAATCCACATATTGACCTGACATTGTATTGGTATAAACTATTTTGA
- a CDS encoding DedA family protein, translating to MNMDTVNQYLDAYGYGVIFIFLFFGIVGIPAPEESLLVLIGILSGQNEERLIYSILTAYAGTFVGMLTAYGAGRFFGPTVLRYGRFLGLTKERWERVSNGYMERINRTIIGGLYIPGVRQINPYFAGMKRISFGRYFFVSAIGSALWVVPFVLLGHFAGKTFHIKPEVVPYFGLALLVLFLLGVLVKWLKRKRLEKRVVSGKNEAGKED from the coding sequence ATGAACATGGATACGGTCAATCAGTATCTCGATGCCTATGGATATGGCGTTATTTTCATTTTTTTATTTTTTGGCATCGTCGGGATTCCAGCACCGGAAGAATCCTTACTCGTCCTGATCGGCATCTTAAGTGGTCAAAATGAAGAACGTTTAATCTATTCGATCTTGACTGCGTATGCTGGGACGTTCGTCGGTATGCTGACGGCATATGGAGCGGGGCGCTTCTTCGGACCGACCGTCCTACGGTACGGTCGATTCCTCGGATTGACGAAGGAACGCTGGGAGCGGGTGTCAAACGGCTACATGGAACGAATCAATCGAACGATCATCGGCGGTCTTTACATTCCGGGTGTGCGGCAGATCAATCCGTATTTTGCGGGCATGAAGCGGATTTCGTTCGGTCGGTACTTCTTTGTGTCAGCAATCGGTTCCGCGCTGTGGGTCGTCCCCTTTGTCTTACTCGGTCACTTTGCAGGAAAGACATTTCATATCAAGCCGGAAGTCGTACCGTATTTCGGACTTGCCTTACTCGTATTGTTCCTGCTCGGAGTGCTCGTGAAATGGCTCAAGCGGAAGCGACTTGAGAAACGCGTCGTTTCAGGGAAAAACGAAGCGGGAAAAGAAGACTAA